From Quercus robur chromosome 8, dhQueRobu3.1, whole genome shotgun sequence:
TcacaagttttttgttttttgttgggtACTTCACTTGTCTTATGGTGTAGCAAGAAGCAGGATGTGGTTTCCCATTCCAATACCAAGGCTGAGTATCATGCCCTTGTCGACACCACCTGTGAGCTTGTCTAGCTTCGAGGGCTCTTGActgacatggatgctccacagcccaTTGCTACTCCTCTTGATTGTGATAATCGTAATGGTGTCTACATTACTCATAACGATATCTTCCATGAACGCACCAAGCACATTGAGATTGACTGCCACGTCACTCGCTAGCATCTCAAGAAAGGCAATATTCAGttgttctccatctcctctACCGACCAACCTGCTAATATCTTTACCAAAGCTCACCTGCCTAGTTAtcttcgagatcttatatccaaactccagttggcttTCTCCTTGCCACTCAAGTTTGAGAGGGGATGTTAGTATATAACTTAGTCTAGCTTAGCCTAACTCATCAaacttagcccagtatactatACTTGTAGTATATTCATATTACTTAtacttcacacatacttagctTGTATAAAACTCTTTATTGTACATTGATTATACATACAAAATATACATCAATATACAGTATATCTACAAACAAAGTTGGTTCTCTGAAAATGTGGTGCTTATTGAAGCTTACCATGTTTTGGAGTATGGAAGGGAGCATTCACGAAGTTCCATTGGGTCAAGCTTGAAAAATGTCCAAAGCTCATTGTTGTTATAATTTATTTGGTGTTTTTTTGTCCCAAGCGGCATGTGTAGTGTGTTGGGCCCTCCCCATTAACAGGCAACAGGTCATCAGTCCTTTCAAATGTGATTGCGCGCGGCCTCGTCCATATAAGgtgtatttgaaattttgaatatcgtttatttgctaaaaattaaaaatttattactaaaaacactataataaaataatttttaaatgtgtgaataattaTGTAGGACCCAAATTGATATTGAAATCTGAGTTTGGATGACTTTTGTGGGTCTATACACAATACACTTAGGCCCACAGACAAAACGCAAAACGCAAGGATTGGGCAAAACGCCCAATCCAAACGTATTAAAATTGCTACACCCACCATTATTGGAATGAAGTGATATTTGAGTTCACATTCAATGGCTAACCAATAAACGTACCTTTCAGTGGCGGAACAAGGGCATATACACTTTTTAAAGTATTCATTTGAATggacttttttataaaaataaaaattttaaaaaaaaaaatctttttttaataggtgAAAGTACAACTGTATCttgaaaaaataatgtaatgccttaaacaattgtaaatttttcttctttgagaTGAATATAAGATCATCGAAAGAAAGTGCTTAGTTCTTATGTAATTTCATAATTAGAGTATTTTAATCAATTACTTgcaataatattaaattttgggGAGATCAATATTGTATGGACATCGATAGGCTATTTCCACAAACTTTCCCTTTATAAATTAAGCCATTCGAGAAGGGTGACCTATATATGTTCTTTCTATTATATTTCTGCTGTCTTCCTTGTTAAAATCTATAGAGAACTTCtagaaaaatttgaaagaaaagttTGGTACAAATAGAGAATTATTATTTCCGGTAAACATATATATGCAAGTAGTAAGAAGGTTAATTAACGTGGCATGGGACATTGGGACCCCATGGAATCTTGACCATGGTGGGTATATGGACGTTGTTTGTCATATGAGGGTAGACCACATACATGGTCATGATCCACGACGTAGGGTAAAGGTTTGAATCAATTTAGCATAGGAATTGTAATACACATGTATGATGGATGGAAGAATCTATAGCCCCGGCCCACTAAACCTTCAAATTAAGGACCAAGAActtgcttcattttttttatatgcaatGCATGGTCATACTTCTTCAATTTTgcaaatagaaaaaaacaaacatggtCGCACTTCAAACCTCAGAAAATTCTCCGAGGGGTCCAAAAAGTTTGGATTCAATGGGGCAAGGTCTTCCTCTAGACTAAGGAAAAAGTTTGAAATCCTTTTGCGGACCATGACTAAGTCATTTTTCCAAGTTCTTTCTATTATATTGTAAAGGTCTACCGTGTGAAAGAAACTCAAACTTGGAATAATTTCCTCAATCTTTCTCTCTTAGTATGAATATCAGCATCATCAAAGCCCACCGAAAGGTTTACATCAATCCCATTTAAATTTCCTCATACTATATATGTTCAAATCTAAGACAAATTAAGCCAAAGAAAAATTAAGCAGAGAGAAAAATCTCAGATAAACCATGGAGGAGATAAATCCAATATCTATAATCCGTCAAGGGTGTAAGTTAGCAAGAGAACTTGAAGCAAACCTACCAAACCTCACTGACCAGCACAACATGCTCTTAACATCCTGTGTTGAAATCATAAAGGTTTTCAATACAGCAAGGGAACGACTATACACTACTCAATATCGGGACCCCATGTCACACAACCCCATGAACATGCTAATCCGACAACCACAGGAGTCACAACAGACTCAGATTGAAGCAGCTGCTGATCTGCAGGGATGGCTAAGGTCTAATTACACCCCAGCAATGGACATATTTCAATTACAACTTCAAGCTGATCAAAGCAGGAACCCATTTGAGACGCAGAAATTGGGGTCCGATGTCCATGTTGCAGCAGCTGGAAGAGATCATGCGGAAGCTTCTGCACGATCTAGGAGCACAGGAGGAGGAGAGTTTCCGGTTCCACCAATTGACGTATCAGATTCGGGTACTGGTAATTCATCCTCACAAAGACAGCGAAGAAGGTGAGATATATTTTCAACTTTGGAAAATCTAATTCAAATGTATGTGATTCAAGTTTTTATTCAGGTCAGTActgttacaatattttcttcTCAATATGGGCGACTTGGAATCATTCCTCTCTGGCTCTAAACCTAAAAGTAAACTTTACttgccaaaaaggaaaagaagaaaccTAAAGTAGACAACCATTTCATGGATTATTGCTTTTGCGCTTTCTTTGGAAACACGCAAATAATAATtagaaccaaaatgaaaacgTTTTGAAAGTAAAACGGTAAGAAGTTGTTTCTTAGAAATGGAAAAACCATTAGCTAGCTAGTTAGTCAGAGAAGCACAATATCCTAGATGTAGTTTCTTCTTCATATATACCAAGTTGATTATAGCTCCTGTTACATATTATAAGAAAAGTCTTGATTTTGTTGGAACTAATGAAACATAGGTAAGTGATTAAGATCTTTAATTAATTACCTTGTCATTTAGGGTaccaatattaatatatagttaTGTTTTATGATTTTAAATAAACAGGAGGGATGATGGGGAGAGACGGACATTGACGGTGCCTGTACCTCGGATTGGAAATACTGAGATTCCACCGGAGGACGGCTTTACATGGAGGAAATACGGCCAGAAAGAGATACTTGGCTCAAAATACCCAAGGTAATTAATGACGGccatatatttatatcattatcgTGGTTATTGGTTACAGTGAGAggcaaattaattagatttatgaTTATGCATTCAATGATTCTTGTTATTAGTTTGACACTTTCAATATTAATGCATTGAATATACAAGTAAGGCCTTTGATCAAAAACGCTACAGTACTATCAAATCTATTGACGCTTGCTTTTACCTTTGCTTACTCCTTGGACTTTGACCGGATCCATGCGTCCTCTACAATGCATATGACTATCAATTCAAAGCTAATATCAGATAGGTGAATTTCTTAGAAATTAATTAGGTctcttattaaattttgtaaaactgtCAATTACAAATTCTAACTCTAACCTCTCTTTAAGACTTTGATCAAATTCATGTGAATGGGTCTGCCAGAAATTGACTCATTCTACAAACCAATTAAGGTTTACTACTTGTTGGAAAACGACCTGTATTAATGCTTTGATTAATTTTGTTGGagaaacttttaactttttttttttttaaatttaaaaatttaaaaaaaaaaaaaaaaaaaaaaaaaaaaaaaaagatcttttaACTGGTGTCTTAATTTAACATAAGCATATTACTTCATCTAAAAACTTAAGTCTATAAATTTGTGCCTAATCATGTTATTTTTAATTCGtaaaattctttattctttctcCTATTTGGAATTCCATTCAAACGTGTGAGTCATTGTTTCTCCATTAATTTTgagatctctctctttttatttcacAAACAGGTCCTACTAGCTCTCCCTTATCCTCATCCATAGGAACCCCACAAGTCCATGTCCATAACAACCTAACGCTATATCATtccttttttggtttagtaCATATCATTAAGAATACCATATAGTTTGGCATTTTTCCAAAGATCATTTACATGGACTTTGTAGGCTTCTTTTGTGTAATGTACTCTTGTGTGGACTCAATGTACATGCTCTATATTTTCCTTCCAATTACTGCAAAAAGGAACTTGATAACTTTTCTCAGCTTGCCACACACCACCTTTAGCTAGGGTTGTAAGTAAACTGAACTATTTATGATTTGCTTGATCTTGTTTTGGGaaaaaatattgttgttgtttgtttatttaggaAATGAGTCAAGCTCAAGCTCAAATTTAGACTTAACAATTAAATGAGTCaagattaaatataataatgtgtCAATGAACAAACTCATTAATCTAAGACTTGAATTagtatatttaatattatatgtttagatGCATACATGTGTAAAATATATTTAGATAGATATGGCAttgaattgtgtaaatttgtaaataaatttataatatatcaaATTGCTATTTATAATACAATGGTGATATTAATAGACTAGTGAAggagtaaaattttttacttattgTGTTTATAATacatgcaaaaaaagaaaaaaaaaaaaaaaaaaaaaaaaaaaaaggaagttgaTCAAGTAGTTCATGAATAAAATTGAGCTTGTCCAATTAGAAAACAAACTAGACTTGAATATGTAATTTAGTTGTTAATAAACTTGAGCTCAGTTTGTGaattaaatgaataaacataaaatttaaattctcaGCTTGGGTTGATTTGTTTACAACCTTAATTACTATTGACTTGTACCACTTGAAGAGACTTTAATTGAggtcttaatatatataaacaccaCTTAATTCAAAAGTTTAAGATCAGTTATGATATATTaaattctcttttctcttctttttttttttttttttttcccttaatgtGTAACTTGCACTCACATGGAGAAGGTAGAATCATTGAATATAACATTCCCATCACGATGATAGAACTCACATTTGTGGAGTCTACCTACCTTCATATGAGACAAACAAccattactaaaaaaataaatatataggaGCTGAGAGAATATTCAATTTTGGACTTTTTCTAACTTAAGGGTTGTTATAATTTTGATTTCTTATtcgtttacttgtattttggtcGATGGCCGTCTTCATCAGAGGTTACTTTAGGTGCACCCACCAGAAGTTATACCAATGCCCAGCCAAGAAACTCGTGCAGAGGCTGGATGACGATCCCTACATGTTTGAAGTGACATATCGAGGTGGTCACACATGCCACATGTCATCCACGGCACCATCAATTCCACCACCACCTGATCAAATTTCACATGACATTGCCCAATTTATAGCTTCCCAGCCTCTACCATCTAGTTCAGTTCCTCTAAGCAGTTGGCTCTCAATGGACAGTCTAGGAAGGGGAGGAAGTGGTAGTGGTGCGGGTCCTTCCACCACACGAAGTGGCAAAGAAGTTGAATTCCCGGTTGCAGATATGGCTGATGTAATGTTTAACTCAGGCAGCAGTAGTAGCAATAGCATGGATTTTCTATTCCAAGCCCCCGAAGATGTTAAATGGAAGCCAGGTGACAAACAAGGTTGATCGATGGACTAACaggaaatttaataattttgtggAGCTGATTATGATTTATTTCTTCCTATTGCACCTTTTACTTTTGGTAGTAAAGTAGATCAAGCATATTTAGAGGTAATAAAATTCGAACCATCCATTTATCGGCAACTTCAAGTATGGGCAGATCAAAATTTTGGAACCGCACTTTGTGTAAACTTGGTGGTCATAAATGTCCACCTTACATTACATTATAGTTATTGATCATATATAGGAAGAGGTCTACACTATACAATGAGCTTTGTATGCATACCTGCCAGACTGACTGCTGCAAATGGATTTCCTTCTCCATACTTGGGAAAGAAAGTAGCTAGGTAACCAATCCTAAAGATTTATTATCCGGCAACTTCTTCTTGTTAGGTCAACCTTAATTGAGTTTTTCAGGGATGTAACTAATTATTTGCTAACTTTTGTACCATTTTAATATACTATGTTTTTCATGTGGCTTTTATACTTTTGTGTTGCTACAAGTTTACTATAGCCTATAGCTAGGCATGATATGCATGCAAgtcctaatttttcaattaGACAAGCATTTTTGTTTCTATAAAACTTTATAGGCAAAAATACACTTTACAGCTTTTAACTTTAATCAATTGTTATTTTAGTACATTAagttaaaaaattgttatattagTCCATTAACTTTGATCAATTGTCATTTTAATCTTccgactttaaaaaaaaaagtcattttaatcttctaattttaaaaaatttgacattttaaaaaattagccACAATAGATGGAAGGACAACAATGACCACTACCCACGTTAACAAAATTAGTagactaaaatgacaaatttttaaactttgttAACTAAAATGACAATAAATCACAGTTATAAGAGGTGAcatgaatttttgtgttaaacTTGGTGACGGTGAATTCTGAATTGAGCAATTGCAATAAAACTATTATACATTTATGTGTAGTGCATTGTTATTCACACAAGTGTGACTTAACgatgggaatatatatatatgaaaggtTTGATAGGTCCTTTCGTGTGAATTTACTTGACCACAAGAGGCACAAAAAATAACATGCGAGATTGAAGTTAGGATCATTTGGCCAAATGCATGCATGGGCGGAATAAGATTTAAGTTGATTCGATCTTTCGAATCATGACATAATTCAATTTCGTTGTTTACTTTACATATTAACGGTCCTATCCTACATATTTGTTGTCATTCATTCTTTCCACCAATTCAATTTTCCACTTTCCCCTTTAAATACGCATTGTCCTAGGACTACACTTTTTGGCGACAATACTGTCCACTCACTGCCTCTCCTTTTGTCTTATTGCTTTAGACTTAAAGAAATCTAAACCCTGTACATTTGTGGGTAGATGTAGAGAAATTCTGCGTTTATACTACATATCTAACTTCGTAGAAAAACAGGTTGCGATTTTGGGGATAAGCTATGATCAAATCGTGTGGTAAAGTCCGCAAGTATCATGTGCTTGATAAACAAATTTTGGACCATCTAGAGGATCGAATATGAAGTCTTTCCATgataattgagaaaaaaaagcaTTCCATCTTGTCAGACCCCACCCGGCCTTTCATACCACTTTTTCCACAAATGTTTGGAAATTTTGGTGATTTTGAATCTTTGGTATTATCTCCTGGGCCCATGTTCTAGATATCAATAATatacttcccccccccccccccccccccccccaaaagtAAATATAATCACAAATTTCCTGCAAACTTAAACTTACTATAAACATCATTATTTCCTTGCAAGCGGGGAAAGTAATGTCACATGGTACAGGAAATCATATTACACAAAAAAAACGTTACATTAACTTTTACATGGACGCCTTAGGCTAGAGGAACTACTACTTAGTACTACTAAATATCATCAAAATTGAAATCACCATCAAAATGACCACCAAAGTCCAAACCATGAGAAGCCGTCTCCGTACAGGAGTACATAGTAGACACCACGTCTCCGTTATCGGACCCCAACTTGGGGGACATAATTGCAGGCCCAACCAATTCAAAATCCTTAAAATCTGTCCACaaataactattattattatcagTACCCAAGGAGGAGAGGTTATCAGTTAGATCACTTAGTGCTTCTTCCTTGGATTCTTGTTTTATGGTTGGGGTAGTGGATGAGCTTAGCGCTTGATCATGATCAGCTAGTTTGCCATTGCCCCACATTGAGTCTGGGGGATTAACAATATATGTTTCCCAAGTATCAGGTTCCATGATGATTTGTGGTGCCTTTAGAGGGTCTTTGCAAGTGTGAAGCCCTATGTATGTGATTTGATACATTTGTGGGTCTTCTTCCATTCTCTGCACTTGTTTGGTTGCTCGGCACCCTTGGTCGTACTTCCGTGTACATCTGAAGTAACTCCTGTTATATATTCACAAATCCAATTAGCTACCTCTTCTTAACTAGCTAGCTTCTAATAAAAGAGCAACCTTgaacaaaagaataaataaagacCTTGGGTGTTTAGCATTGAGGATCTCCTTTTGGCCATACTTTCTCCATGCATGATCGTCATCCGTTGTGTGAGAAACTTTTGCCCATGTCTGTGTGGTCTTCCTGCAAACAACAAAACACAACCATTGGAATCCATGTCTAATTGATGTCACAT
This genomic window contains:
- the LOC126697873 gene encoding WRKY transcription factor 55 — protein: MEEINPISIIRQGCKLARELEANLPNLTDQHNMLLTSCVEIIKVFNTARERLYTTQYRDPMSHNPMNMLIRQPQESQQTQIEAAADLQGWLRSNYTPAMDIFQLQLQADQSRNPFETQKLGSDVHVAAAGRDHAEASARSRSTGGGEFPVPPIDVSDSGTGNSSSQRQRRRRDDGERRTLTVPVPRIGNTEIPPEDGFTWRKYGQKEILGSKYPRGYFRCTHQKLYQCPAKKLVQRLDDDPYMFEVTYRGGHTCHMSSTAPSIPPPPDQISHDIAQFIASQPLPSSSVPLSSWLSMDSLGRGGSGSGAGPSTTRSGKEVEFPVADMADVMFNSGSSSSNSMDFLFQAPEDVKWKPGDKQG
- the LOC126697875 gene encoding WRKY DNA-binding transcription factor 70, producing METTHPWSEGPSTTRKKVIKELVEGRDYATQLKSILHKPLEITHDHASPSPSPHELVSKILRSFTETLSVFTSSCESGEVIHQNLAVSHADSHCDDPRSDDSGESRKRPTPKDRRGCYKRRKTTQTWAKVSHTTDDDHAWRKYGQKEILNAKHPRSYFRCTRKYDQGCRATKQVQRMEEDPQMYQITYIGLHTCKDPLKAPQIIMEPDTWETYIVNPPDSMWGNGKLADHDQALSSSTTPTIKQESKEEALSDLTDNLSSLGTDNNNSYLWTDFKDFELVGPAIMSPKLGSDNGDVVSTMYSCTETASHGLDFGGHFDGDFNFDDI